From the genome of Dickeya aquatica, one region includes:
- a CDS encoding pyridoxal-phosphate dependent enzyme has translation MSLSIKTPLLESLPLSHRQTTVWMKMEAMQPSGSFKIRGIGHACEWHLARGARRFICSSGGNAGLAVAYAGRKLGVPVIVVVPETTSVRAKHLLELEGAQVIVHGKTWFEANEHALSLQATDDAFLHPFDDPLLWFGHAAMIDEVLAEGVQPDAVVLSVGGGGLLAGVAQGLERNGLGSVPVYAAETLGMASFNACVQAGHPIEIPAVSGVATSLGARQVCQRAFELSQRAPIIPVQVTDREAVDACLAFLDDHRVLVEPACGAALALLYSQKINVTAFKNILVIVCGGSTATLESLTQFRG, from the coding sequence ATGTCCCTGAGTATAAAAACCCCTCTTCTGGAATCACTCCCTTTGTCGCACCGCCAAACAACGGTGTGGATGAAAATGGAAGCCATGCAACCGTCTGGCTCGTTTAAAATTCGCGGCATCGGCCATGCCTGTGAGTGGCACCTTGCACGGGGAGCCCGGCGCTTTATTTGCTCCTCCGGCGGCAATGCCGGTCTGGCTGTCGCCTATGCCGGGCGTAAACTGGGAGTGCCGGTTATCGTGGTGGTGCCAGAAACCACCTCGGTGCGAGCAAAGCATCTGCTTGAACTGGAAGGCGCACAGGTGATTGTGCATGGAAAAACCTGGTTTGAGGCAAATGAACATGCGCTTTCCCTGCAAGCGACTGATGACGCGTTCCTGCATCCTTTTGACGATCCATTACTGTGGTTCGGCCATGCCGCAATGATAGACGAAGTGCTGGCCGAAGGCGTTCAGCCGGATGCCGTGGTGTTATCCGTCGGCGGTGGCGGCTTGCTGGCAGGGGTCGCGCAAGGACTTGAGCGCAACGGGCTGGGCTCCGTGCCCGTCTATGCCGCAGAAACGCTGGGAATGGCTTCATTCAACGCTTGCGTTCAGGCCGGACACCCCATTGAAATCCCGGCGGTATCCGGTGTGGCGACCTCGCTTGGTGCGCGTCAGGTCTGCCAGCGCGCCTTTGAGCTGTCGCAGCGTGCGCCGATAATACCGGTGCAGGTGACTGACCGTGAAGCCGTCGATGCCTGTCTGGCATTCCTTGATGATCACCGCGTGCTGGTCGAACCGGCCTGCGGCGCGGCGCTGGCTTTGCTATACAGCCAAAAAATCAACGTCACGGCCTTTAAAAATATTCTGGTGATTGTATGCGGCGGCTCAACGGCAACCCTTGAGTCCCTCACCCAGTTCCGTGGCTAA
- a CDS encoding RidA family protein translates to MKRYHSTLPYPFAKAVEANGFLFLSGQLSMDAQGHAVHGPVQAQTVTIMENIAQTLSDCGSSLQKIVKVTVWLSDMAHFQTFNDTYRTYFPDGFPARTTVISQLAFGLDVELDVQALA, encoded by the coding sequence ATGAAACGATATCACTCAACATTGCCCTACCCCTTCGCTAAGGCGGTGGAGGCCAACGGTTTCCTTTTTCTCTCCGGTCAGTTGTCTATGGATGCTCAGGGCCACGCTGTTCATGGCCCGGTGCAGGCACAAACTGTCACCATCATGGAGAATATCGCCCAAACCCTCAGTGACTGCGGTTCATCGCTGCAAAAGATAGTCAAAGTCACGGTGTGGTTATCAGATATGGCGCATTTCCAGACGTTCAATGATACCTATCGCACCTATTTCCCTGACGGCTTTCCCGCGCGCACAACCGTCATCAGCCAGTTGGCTTTCGGTTTGGACGTCGAGCTTGACGTGCAGGCGCTGGCCTAA
- a CDS encoding helix-turn-helix transcriptional regulator: MSATLLPPSFEEAVFSLLSATLQALGSVMPANVEIVLHDLRTPEYSVVDIVNAHITGRKKGDAVLAGMRTDKGFLSVLEERQEPVSLLLDYPTFNRDGSPLRSSSIFYRNGHGRPFATLCINVDNAGIHHAISILQTLANTVAIPRQPGIEPAAPDAEPGRDNIEDLMRDIIDSATALSAGRSRADVKKANLLAVQNMQEKGLFLIKGSVEKAAAALGVTRFTIYNYLDELKNPRR, encoded by the coding sequence ATGTCCGCCACGCTCCTCCCGCCCTCATTCGAAGAGGCCGTTTTCTCGTTACTTAGCGCAACCCTTCAGGCCCTGGGCAGCGTCATGCCCGCTAACGTGGAGATAGTGTTGCATGATTTGCGCACGCCTGAGTATTCGGTCGTTGACATCGTCAATGCCCACATCACAGGGCGCAAAAAGGGAGATGCGGTGCTGGCGGGAATGCGTACTGACAAAGGGTTTCTCAGCGTACTGGAAGAGCGTCAGGAGCCGGTTTCGTTGCTGCTGGATTACCCAACCTTCAACCGTGACGGCAGCCCGCTGCGCAGCAGTTCCATTTTTTACCGCAATGGGCATGGCCGCCCGTTTGCCACACTCTGCATCAACGTCGATAACGCCGGTATCCATCACGCCATTTCAATCCTCCAGACGCTGGCAAATACCGTTGCCATTCCCCGGCAACCCGGCATAGAGCCTGCTGCACCGGATGCAGAGCCGGGTCGTGACAATATCGAAGATTTGATGCGTGACATTATTGACTCGGCAACCGCGTTAAGTGCGGGCCGCAGCCGGGCCGACGTTAAAAAAGCCAATTTACTCGCCGTACAGAATATGCAGGAGAAAGGGCTCTTTCTTATCAAAGGCAGTGTTGAAAAAGCGGCCGCCGCCCTTGGTGTTACCCGCTTTACCATCTACAACTACCTCGATGAACTGAAAAATCCTCGCCGTTAA